One stretch of Narcine bancroftii isolate sNarBan1 chromosome 8, sNarBan1.hap1, whole genome shotgun sequence DNA includes these proteins:
- the id3 gene encoding DNA-binding protein inhibitor ID-3 has protein sequence MKAISPIRSVRSCHEAVCCLSDQSLAISRSKNPVEDSITLLYDMNDCYCKLIELVPSIPQNRKISKVEILQHVIDYIFDLQIALESQQQDPEHIASSSSSLTLQRAELASEGESLALCH, from the exons ATGAAAGCCATCAGCCCCATCCGATCGGTGAGAAGCTGTCACGAGGCGGTGTGCTGTCTGTCTGATCAGAGTTTGGCCATCTCACGGAGCAAGAACCCCGTGGAAGACTCCATCACCTTGCTGTACGACATGAACGATTGCTACTGTAAATTGATAGAGCTGGTCCCCAGCATTCCACAGAAcagaaaaatcagtaaagtggAAATCTTGCAGCACGTTATCGATTATATATTTGACTTGCAGATTGCATTAGAAAGCCAGCAACAAGACCCCGAGCACATTGCTTCAAGCAGTTCCAGTCTCACACTGCAG CGAGCCGAGTTGGCCAGTGAAGGAGAGAGTTTGGCCTTGTGTCACTGA